In a genomic window of Allomeiothermus silvanus DSM 9946:
- a CDS encoding polyamine ABC transporter substrate-binding protein — protein MQRILILLTLALASLAFAQNKEMRLFIWSEYIDPKILEDFTQQTGIKVRVDLYESNEDMLAKLQAGGVSQYDVIVPGDYIIPTLIQLKLIQPFDKSKIPNLKNLDPKFANPPYDPGNRYSAAYQWGMSGIMYRKDRVPTPKSWSVILGPGGSGPFVLMDSIREMMGGALRYLGYSINSKDPKQVQAAGKVLLEAKKSSRFLGFEGGVGAKNRLVAGTATYAVVYNGDAIKAAAENDKVGFVVPQEGAALFVDNLAIPAKAPNPEAAHKFINFILDPKIGARLSNFNRYATPNKAALPYINPADRKNPAIYPDAKVMAKLEFVLDLGKDTRLYDEVWTAVKSR, from the coding sequence GTGCAACGAATCCTGATCTTGCTGACCCTGGCTTTAGCATCCTTGGCTTTCGCCCAGAACAAGGAGATGCGGCTATTTATCTGGTCGGAGTACATAGACCCCAAGATCCTGGAGGACTTCACCCAGCAGACCGGCATCAAGGTGCGGGTAGACCTCTACGAGTCCAACGAGGACATGCTGGCCAAGCTGCAAGCCGGGGGGGTGAGCCAGTACGACGTGATCGTGCCCGGTGATTACATCATCCCTACCCTGATCCAGCTCAAGCTGATCCAGCCTTTCGACAAGAGCAAGATCCCCAACTTGAAGAACCTCGATCCCAAGTTCGCCAACCCCCCGTACGACCCCGGTAACCGCTACAGCGCGGCCTACCAGTGGGGCATGTCGGGGATCATGTACCGCAAGGACCGGGTTCCAACCCCCAAAAGCTGGAGCGTGATCCTGGGGCCGGGCGGGAGCGGGCCCTTCGTGCTGATGGACTCGATCCGGGAGATGATGGGCGGAGCCTTACGCTATTTGGGTTACAGCATCAATAGCAAAGACCCCAAGCAAGTACAGGCCGCTGGTAAAGTACTGCTCGAGGCGAAAAAGAGCAGCCGCTTCTTGGGTTTTGAAGGCGGCGTGGGGGCCAAGAACCGCCTGGTGGCGGGAACCGCGACCTATGCGGTGGTCTATAACGGCGATGCCATCAAAGCCGCCGCCGAAAATGACAAGGTGGGCTTCGTGGTGCCGCAGGAGGGCGCAGCCCTCTTTGTAGACAACCTGGCGATCCCCGCCAAAGCCCCTAACCCCGAGGCGGCCCACAAGTTCATCAACTTCATCCTCGATCCCAAGATCGGGGCTCGGCTCTCCAACTTCAACCGCTACGCCACCCCCAACAAGGCCGCCCTACCCTATATCAACCCCGCTGACCGCAAAAACCCAGCTATCTATCCTGACGCCAAGGTGATGGCAAAGCTCGAGTTCGTCTTGGATCTGGGCAAGGACACCCGCCTCTACGACGAGGTGTGGACCGCGGTCAAAAGCCGCTGA
- a CDS encoding ABC transporter ATP-binding protein encodes MAVSTPANPQNPAALGTLSVREVVKRFGEVAALRGVSLEIEKGEFFTLLGPSGCGKTTLLRIIAGFELPDEGKVWLNGADISSWPANRRPINTVFQSYALFPHLNVFENVAFGLKSRRFPKDLVEQRVEYALGLLQIEPFANRYPHQLSGGQKQRVAMARALVNEPEVLLLDEPMSALDAKLRAEVQVGLRRLQRSLGTTFILVTHDQDEAMTVSDRIAVMREGQVVQVGSPEEVYAEPKTRFVAEFLGTANLIPAKKSGSGAETPLGHLQVARLLPWSEGTLAIRPERVQICPTPPPVNGVAARVRDVVYRGSHQEVWLEPDNLRVRAAPYPALSPGQEVWAGLPPEGLVVLDD; translated from the coding sequence ATGGCTGTGTCTACACCCGCGAATCCCCAGAACCCGGCCGCCCTGGGAACCTTATCGGTGCGGGAGGTGGTAAAACGCTTCGGGGAGGTAGCTGCACTGCGGGGGGTAAGCCTGGAGATCGAGAAAGGCGAGTTCTTCACGCTCCTGGGTCCCTCGGGCTGTGGCAAGACCACGTTGCTCAGGATCATCGCGGGCTTTGAGCTGCCGGACGAGGGAAAAGTGTGGCTGAATGGAGCAGACATCTCCTCCTGGCCAGCCAACCGCCGCCCCATCAACACAGTTTTTCAGAGCTACGCCCTGTTCCCCCATCTCAACGTCTTCGAGAACGTGGCGTTCGGCCTCAAAAGCCGCCGCTTCCCCAAGGACCTGGTCGAGCAGCGGGTGGAGTACGCGCTGGGGCTCTTGCAGATCGAGCCGTTCGCCAACCGCTACCCCCACCAGCTTTCCGGCGGCCAGAAGCAGCGGGTGGCCATGGCCAGGGCCTTGGTCAACGAACCCGAGGTGCTGCTGTTGGACGAGCCGATGAGCGCCCTCGATGCTAAACTCCGCGCCGAGGTGCAGGTGGGGCTGCGCCGCCTACAGCGCTCGCTGGGAACCACCTTTATCCTGGTCACCCACGACCAGGACGAGGCCATGACGGTCTCGGACCGCATCGCGGTGATGCGCGAGGGGCAGGTGGTGCAAGTAGGTAGCCCCGAGGAAGTCTACGCCGAGCCCAAGACCCGCTTCGTGGCTGAGTTTTTGGGAACTGCCAACCTGATCCCGGCCAAGAAGAGCGGCAGCGGGGCGGAAACTCCCCTGGGACACCTCCAGGTGGCGCGCCTGCTGCCCTGGAGCGAGGGGACCCTGGCTATCCGCCCCGAGCGGGTGCAGATCTGCCCCACCCCACCCCCTGTCAACGGGGTCGCGGCTCGGGTACGCGATGTGGTCTATCGGGGCTCGCACCAAGAGGTCTGGCTCGAGCCCGACAATCTGCGGGTCCGTGCCGCACCCTACCCCGCGCTCTCCCCCGGTCAGGAAGTGTGGGCTGGGCTGCCGCCCGAGGGGTTGGTGGTGCTGGATGATTGA
- a CDS encoding ABC transporter permease produces MSRVHPAVGITAVLTLAFLYLPMLAVAVFSVNKTRYGLEWGGFSWKWYTGLFQNDQILEAARNTLVLAVVSTLIATVLGTMLALALERYPWGRRVRGWLETALYLPVVTPDIILAAALVVAFSFLRLVSGIFELGMVSMIIGHVTFQIAFVALVVQSRLRSLGRDLDEAARDLYASYGYYVRRVLLPLLAPGIVAGAMLAFTLSLDDFVISFFTAGPTSQTLPLFIYASVRRGVTPEIHALSTLIFLATVLLVLMSERLSRRAA; encoded by the coding sequence ATGAGCCGCGTCCACCCCGCCGTAGGCATCACCGCTGTCCTGACGCTGGCCTTTTTGTACTTGCCCATGCTGGCAGTGGCGGTGTTCTCGGTGAACAAAACCCGCTACGGGCTCGAGTGGGGCGGTTTTAGCTGGAAGTGGTACACCGGGCTCTTCCAAAACGACCAGATTCTCGAGGCCGCGCGCAACACGCTGGTGCTGGCGGTGGTCTCGACCCTGATCGCCACCGTTCTCGGCACCATGCTGGCTTTGGCCCTCGAGCGCTACCCCTGGGGACGGCGGGTGCGAGGCTGGCTCGAGACCGCGCTGTATCTCCCGGTAGTCACCCCAGACATCATCCTGGCGGCAGCCTTGGTGGTGGCGTTCAGCTTTTTGCGGCTGGTCTCCGGGATTTTCGAGCTGGGGATGGTCTCGATGATCATCGGACACGTCACCTTCCAGATCGCCTTCGTAGCCCTGGTGGTGCAAAGCCGGCTAAGGAGCCTGGGCCGCGACCTAGACGAGGCGGCCCGGGACCTCTACGCCAGCTACGGCTACTACGTGCGCCGGGTGTTGCTGCCCCTCTTGGCCCCAGGAATCGTGGCCGGGGCCATGCTGGCCTTTACCCTCTCGCTCGATGACTTCGTGATCAGCTTCTTCACCGCCGGGCCGACCTCGCAGACCCTTCCGCTTTTCATCTACGCTTCGGTGCGGCGGGGGGTCACGCCAGAGATCCATGCGCTCTCGACCCTCATCTTCCTGGCGACGGTGCTTTTGGTGCTCATGTCGGAGCGGCTGAGCCGACGGGCCGCTTGA
- a CDS encoding aspartate aminotransferase family protein, which yields MPYINLKTPIPGPKSQELQARRAAAVTAALAQANPIAVKKAHGSLVEDVDGNTLIDLAGGIGVLAVGHTPQSVVEAIQAQADELLHMCSIVANYEPYVALCEALNRLTPGAFPKKTLLSSGGAEAVENAVKFARRYTGRAGILVFEGAYHGRTNLTMAMTSKWGLFKKGFGPFAPEVYRLPLPNPYRTPNGMSEEEWVDWCCWNLENALTAHIDPSALAAIVIEPVIGEGGFIPVPHKFLRKIRQICDATGAVMIADEIQSGSGRTGKLWAIEHSGVIPDLVISAKSLGGGMPISAVTGRAEILDSPHVGGVGSTYGGNPLACVAALKALEILQSPGFLEHAQHIERIVRETFEPIKSEVVALGDVRGVGAMMALEFVKDKTSKEPWSDFAMNTIKEASQNGVILIRAGLYTNCIRFLPALDIPQDMLREALGVVANAIRTTHQAMAATA from the coding sequence ATGCCCTATATCAACCTGAAAACCCCCATTCCCGGCCCCAAAAGCCAGGAACTTCAGGCCCGCCGGGCTGCTGCGGTGACCGCCGCGCTGGCCCAGGCCAACCCCATCGCGGTCAAGAAAGCCCACGGCTCGCTGGTGGAGGACGTGGACGGCAACACCCTCATTGACCTCGCCGGGGGCATCGGCGTGCTGGCGGTGGGGCACACCCCCCAAAGCGTGGTGGAGGCCATCCAGGCCCAGGCCGACGAGCTATTGCACATGTGCTCGATCGTCGCCAACTATGAGCCCTACGTGGCCCTCTGCGAAGCCCTGAACCGGCTCACTCCCGGCGCCTTTCCCAAAAAGACCCTGCTCAGTAGCGGTGGGGCCGAGGCGGTGGAGAACGCGGTGAAGTTCGCCCGGCGCTACACCGGGCGAGCGGGAATCCTGGTCTTCGAGGGGGCTTACCACGGGCGCACCAACCTGACTATGGCCATGACCAGCAAGTGGGGCCTGTTCAAGAAGGGCTTCGGGCCGTTCGCGCCGGAGGTCTACCGACTGCCGCTGCCCAACCCCTACCGCACGCCAAACGGGATGTCCGAAGAGGAGTGGGTGGACTGGTGCTGCTGGAACCTCGAGAACGCCCTCACCGCCCACATTGACCCTTCGGCCCTGGCGGCCATAGTGATCGAGCCGGTGATCGGGGAGGGTGGGTTTATCCCGGTTCCCCACAAGTTTTTGCGCAAGATCCGCCAGATCTGCGACGCCACCGGCGCGGTGATGATCGCTGACGAGATCCAGTCCGGCTCAGGGCGCACCGGGAAGCTGTGGGCCATCGAGCATTCCGGGGTAATCCCCGACCTGGTGATCTCGGCCAAGAGCCTGGGGGGCGGGATGCCCATCTCGGCGGTAACGGGCCGGGCGGAGATCCTGGATAGCCCGCACGTAGGCGGGGTGGGAAGTACCTACGGCGGAAACCCGCTGGCCTGTGTGGCGGCTTTGAAGGCCCTCGAGATCCTCCAGTCCCCCGGCTTCCTCGAGCACGCCCAACACATCGAGCGCATCGTCCGTGAGACCTTTGAGCCCATAAAGTCGGAGGTCGTGGCGCTGGGTGACGTGCGCGGGGTGGGGGCGATGATGGCCCTCGAGTTCGTCAAGGATAAAACCAGCAAGGAGCCTTGGTCGGACTTCGCCATGAACACCATCAAAGAGGCCAGCCAGAACGGGGTCATCTTGATCCGGGCCGGGCTCTACACCAACTGCATCCGCTTCCTGCCCGCGCTGGACATTCCTCAAGACATGCTCCGAGAAGCCTTAGGGGTCGTGGCGAATGCCATCCGCACCACGCACCAAGCGATGGCGGCGACGGCGTGA
- the gabT gene encoding 4-aminobutyrate--2-oxoglutarate transaminase: MPATESRNQALLELRQKVVPHGVSQVHPVVADKALGGKIWDVDGREYLDWVGGIGVLNVGHNHPKVVRAVREQLERFCHTCFQVTAYEPYIRLAEKLCQSAPGDFEKKAFFVTTGAEATENAIKIARASTGRSAVIAFRHSFHGRTLMGMTLTGKAQPYRQNFGPFAPEVYHAPYPYEYRGVDTQAALEGLQELFDTEVSPERVAALIIEPQLGEGGFVPAPAEFLRSLRALTQKHGIVLIDDEIQTGIGRTGKFWAIEHAGIEPDLICFAKSIGGGLPIAGVLGRAEIMDAPLPGGLGGTFAGNPLACAAGLAVLEVFAEEGLLERGQRLGEILHEGFRKLQSRFPHIGDVRGLGPMVAIEIVQDPSTKEPDPVLTHRVFEAARERGLLLMKAGMYSNVIRCLVPLVVSEAEVHKGLEILEQSFEAALG; this comes from the coding sequence ATGCCAGCCACCGAATCACGCAATCAAGCCCTGTTGGAGTTGCGGCAAAAGGTTGTCCCACACGGGGTTTCACAGGTTCATCCGGTCGTGGCGGATAAAGCGCTGGGCGGAAAGATCTGGGACGTGGACGGGCGGGAGTACCTGGACTGGGTCGGCGGGATCGGGGTGCTCAACGTAGGACATAACCATCCAAAGGTAGTCCGGGCGGTCCGGGAGCAGCTCGAGCGCTTCTGCCACACCTGCTTCCAGGTCACAGCCTACGAGCCTTACATCCGGTTAGCAGAAAAACTCTGCCAAAGCGCCCCGGGCGACTTCGAGAAGAAAGCCTTTTTCGTGACTACCGGAGCCGAGGCCACCGAGAACGCCATCAAGATCGCTCGAGCCTCTACTGGGCGGAGTGCGGTAATCGCCTTCCGGCATAGCTTTCACGGGCGTACCCTGATGGGCATGACCCTCACCGGCAAAGCCCAGCCCTACCGCCAGAACTTCGGCCCCTTCGCCCCCGAGGTCTACCACGCGCCGTATCCTTACGAATACCGGGGGGTAGACACCCAAGCAGCGCTCGAGGGCCTACAAGAACTCTTCGACACCGAGGTCTCGCCGGAGCGGGTAGCGGCCCTCATCATCGAGCCGCAGCTGGGCGAGGGGGGCTTCGTCCCTGCCCCGGCGGAGTTCCTGCGCTCGCTGCGAGCCCTCACGCAAAAGCACGGCATCGTCTTGATCGACGACGAGATCCAAACCGGCATCGGGCGCACCGGCAAGTTTTGGGCCATCGAGCACGCGGGCATCGAACCGGACCTGATCTGCTTCGCCAAGAGCATCGGCGGCGGGCTACCCATCGCGGGCGTGCTGGGCCGCGCGGAGATCATGGACGCCCCCCTCCCCGGCGGGCTAGGGGGAACCTTCGCGGGAAACCCCTTAGCCTGCGCAGCGGGGCTGGCGGTGCTCGAGGTCTTCGCAGAGGAAGGTTTGCTCGAGCGGGGCCAAAGGCTCGGGGAGATCCTCCACGAGGGCTTCAGGAAGCTGCAGTCGCGCTTTCCGCACATCGGCGACGTACGCGGCCTGGGGCCGATGGTGGCCATTGAGATCGTCCAGGACCCCTCCACCAAGGAACCCGACCCCGTCCTCACCCACCGGGTCTTCGAGGCAGCTCGCGAGCGAGGGCTACTCCTGATGAAGGCTGGGATGTACTCCAACGTGATCCGCTGTCTGGTCCCGCTGGTGGTGAGCGAGGCCGAGGTGCATAAGGGGTTGGAGATCCTCGAGCAAAGCTTCGAGGCCGCGCTTGGGTAA
- a CDS encoding ABC transporter permease, translating into MSRLLVWYGELGTAGSILRRGLALLLPALLWLLAFLILPSLALVAVAFAERGNFGEIIWNFSLENLSRLLGYGIFGWSPDNLIILARTVWVAFITTLISGLLAYPLAFFIASRKPQQRYLWLALVIIPFWTNLVIRTYAWQLLFAPQMPFARIAAALHLIEPGTALNPSSFAVYVGMVSAFLPFLVLPLYSSVERLDWSLVEAAQDLYGGRSRVFFQAILPQTLPGLTVGVILTFIPAMGMFVVPDLLGGAKYLLVGNLIQQQFFSSRDWPFGAALSLGLVLLTLIALRIYRRSGKDVDLV; encoded by the coding sequence ATGAGCCGCCTTTTGGTCTGGTACGGCGAACTCGGCACGGCAGGCTCAATCCTCCGGCGGGGGTTGGCGCTGTTGCTGCCCGCTTTACTATGGCTGTTGGCCTTCCTGATCCTGCCGAGCTTGGCCTTGGTAGCGGTGGCCTTTGCCGAGCGGGGGAACTTCGGGGAGATCATCTGGAACTTCAGCCTGGAAAACCTCTCGAGGCTTCTCGGTTACGGCATCTTTGGCTGGAGCCCGGACAACCTGATCATCCTGGCCCGCACCGTCTGGGTGGCCTTCATAACCACCCTGATCTCGGGGCTGCTGGCCTACCCTCTGGCCTTTTTCATCGCCAGCCGCAAGCCCCAACAGCGCTACTTGTGGCTAGCGCTGGTCATCATCCCCTTCTGGACCAACCTGGTGATCCGCACCTACGCCTGGCAGCTCCTGTTTGCTCCACAGATGCCCTTCGCCCGGATCGCCGCCGCCCTTCACCTGATTGAGCCAGGAACCGCGCTCAACCCCAGTTCCTTCGCGGTGTACGTGGGCATGGTCTCGGCCTTCCTGCCCTTTTTGGTGCTTCCCTTGTACTCCTCGGTCGAGCGGTTGGACTGGAGCTTGGTGGAAGCCGCCCAAGATCTCTACGGGGGCCGCAGCCGGGTGTTCTTCCAGGCCATCCTGCCGCAAACCCTGCCGGGCCTCACGGTGGGGGTCATCCTCACCTTCATCCCGGCGATGGGCATGTTCGTGGTTCCGGACCTGTTGGGCGGGGCCAAGTACCTGCTGGTGGGAAATCTCATTCAGCAGCAGTTCTTCTCCAGCCGCGACTGGCCCTTCGGGGCCGCCCTCAGCCTGGGCCTGGTGTTGCTGACCCTCATCGCCTTGCGGATTTACCGGCGCAGCGGAAAGGACGTGGATCTGGTATGA